ACTTTAACCAATTCCCAATACAACTTGAAAAATTTAAACTTGAACCCATCCGGTCCGGGAGCCTTCGACACGCAACATTCCTTAATGGCACTATATAATTCTGCTTCACTAAACATGATCTCAAGGTTGGCAGCTTGTTCAGATGTCAACAGATTCGGCATTGGGCCAGCAGGCCCATCAATTCGACTAGCGGGACCGCCATCAGACAGCTTCATCTTGTTAGTGGTGTTCAATTTAAATTGAGCACTAAAATGTCTAAACACTTCATGCTTAATTTCGATGGGGTCCTCACACCAAACACCACTAATATTAAGACCTCTGATGTTTCGTTTGGAATGTCTTCAACAAATAAATGAATGAAAATATCTTGTGTTTTCTTCTCCTTCAGGTATCCATTTAACCCGAGACTTTTGCCTTGCCATGTTTGTCTTGACTTTTTCTAAATCTATCCATTTTTTTTCTTATATCAAGCCATTTTCCCCTTTCGTCATCAGTAAGAATCTTATCCTCGGCCATTTTTTCCCAATCGCAAGCTTCATTCTTCAATCCCTCGATTTCCATGTCTAATTTCCCGAACGTCCGTTGACTCCATTCTTTCAAAGCGATTTTCACATTTTTTAGTTTGAGTCTAAAAACACAATCAAGTCTTTGGCTACTGACCTTGGCTTTCCACGCCTCATTGATAATTTTTTCCGCACCTTCTACAACTAACCATTCGTCAAAAACTTTAATAGGTTTAGGTCCGAAATCGATGGCTCTATCCCTTAAAACTATAGGACAGTGGTCCGACATTTTCCTCTCAAGGGCAATCGCGGACACTTCGTCCCACATATCATTAAACTTTTCGGATATAAGAAACCTATCGAgcttgctaaacttaatgccattGTCGCAAATTCTAGTGAATCTTTTTCCACCCAGCGGTACATCAATCAGTTGCGCATTGTTTATGAACTCGTTGAACCACTTAGCCCTTTTTTCCATGAACACACAACTTTGCCTCTCCGACTCTTCTCGTACTTCATTGAAATCCCCACAGAGGACCCATGCCACATCATATTGTCctacaaaatttttgagactcgccCACAATTTTTGTTTGTTAGCATCGTCATGTGGCCCATAAACGTTAACAATAATTAGGGGTTCGTCCCTTCCCCGCCATTTCCCTTTAACCGCAATGTAGAACTCATCCTTATGGA
This genomic stretch from Rutidosis leptorrhynchoides isolate AG116_Rl617_1_P2 chromosome 11, CSIRO_AGI_Rlap_v1, whole genome shotgun sequence harbors:
- the LOC139874688 gene encoding uncharacterized protein; translated protein: MSFNIRGFGSGKDRKIGDFKKLMCREQPWIVALQETKCNTIDEKWVKLISGFDDVGFVQKEKVGKSGGLLLFWDKNDFLAEQVHKDEFYIAVKGKWRGRDEPLIIVNVYGPHDDANKQKLWASLKNFVGQYDVAWVLCGDFNEVREESERQSCVFMEKRAKWFNEFINNAQLIDVPLGGKRFTRICDNGIKFSKLDRFLISEKFNDMWDEVSAIALERKMSDHCPIVLRDRAIDFGPKPIKVFDEWLVVEGAEKIINEAWKAKVSSQRLDCVFRLKLKNVKIALKEWSQRTFGKLDMEIEGLKNEACDWEKMAEDKILTDDERGKWLDIRKKMDRFRKSQDKHGKAKVSG